From Kitasatospora sp. MAP12-44:
GCGCGGGCGTAGAAGCGGTCCACCTCCGGGCAGGCAAGGTTCGGCTGCGAATAGAGCGTCCCCCGCTGGGCCATGATGATCAGGTCGCGATCGCGGTTCAGCCCGGCGTCGACGAGGAACTGCGCGTCATCGATCGCGTCGCTGCCAGGACCACCGGTCAGGTGAACGACGGGATCCGGGGCCGGCGTCGAGGAGACGGCCGGGATGATCGCCACCGCCAGTCTGATGGTCGGGCCGTCAGGTCGGGTGCGATTCTCGCGAACCGTCAGCAACCCGCACCGTGCGTTGGCCAGCGCCGGAATCGGCTGCGGGGTCCTCGGGCACGGGCCCGGCTCGAAACGCGGCGATCCCGCCGATCGCGCGCCCACGGCGGGCGCCGATGCGGCTTCGCTCGCAGGTGCGCCGGCCAACAGGGTCAACCAGCATGCCACGACGGCTGCGGCTCCCCTGAGCGCAGGGCGTCCGGTTCTGCCGCCCGCCGAGGCGGACGGCAGTGCACAGCCGCGAGTTCTCTGCTTTCCCATGCGCAATCCGCTCCTCAGCCGAACGTCCGGCTGACGGAGCCGAACCACGCAGTGCATACGGTCCACAGCGTGCCTGCCCAGCAGCCTGACCGCGCGAGGTGCTACGCCGGACAGGGGCACACAGCTCAGGGCTGCGCGGCTCAGTGGGCGGTGCTGGGTTTGGTCCCGGTGATCAGGCGTTCACGGTCGAGCGATCGTGGCCGGGGGATGAGGACGGGGATCAGCATCAGGAACATCAGCCCGAGGCCGACCTGGTTGTCCAGCTTCTGGCTGCCCGCAGCGGCCTTGCTCGCCAGGATGGTGGTCGTCGGTGAGACGAGGAAGAACACCGGCAGGACCGCCATCGTGAACAGGATGAGGCGGTTGCGCCGGAACTCGTTGAGCTCCTTGTGGACGACCGCAGCGATGCGGGTGGTCGTGCTGCTCATCGCGATCCGCCTTCCTGGTCCTCGACCAGTACCGGGCTGCGCGGCCCCGGTGGCGGGTGAAGACTGGCTGTCAGGTGGACCGTCTGCCTGAACGCCGAAAGGGACCATGCTTCTCGGACTTGTCACCTCCCTGTTCGCCACCCTCTGCTACGGCTTCGCCTCCGTCCTCCAGGCCCGTGGCGCGCAGACGATGCCCGAGGAGGACCGGCCCGGCCTGCGCCTGCTGGCCCGGGTGGCGCGCTCCCGGCTGTTCCTGCTGGGGACGGGCCTGGACATCCTCGGCTTCGGGCTGGTCGTGGTCACCCTGTACCGGCTCCCGCTGTTCGTCGTCCAAGCGGTGACCAGTGCGAGCCTGGCGGTGACCGCAGCGGGGGCTGTCTGGCTGCTCGGGGGCAGGCTGGCCCGGCGCGACCTGATCGGCATCGCGGCCGTGGTCGCGGGCCTGGCGATGCTGGCGCTCAGCTCGGGGCCCGAGGGCAGCAGGCGAGTCGGGACGGAGTTCAAACTCACCTTGCTGGCCGCGACCGCCGCCGTGCTGCTGCTCAGCCTCCCGCTGGCGCACCGGCGTGGCAACGCCGTGGCGGCGGCCCTCGGGCTGCTCGCCGGGTTGGGCTTCGGCGCGGTCAATCTGGCGGTGCGGGTGCTGGACCACTCCTCCCTGGTGGCCATGGCCACCGATGCCGCGACGTACGCGCTGATGATCGGCGGCCTCGGCGGCTACCTCTGCTACGCCCTCGCCCTGCAGCGGGGCTCGGTGACCATCGCGACGGCCGCCGTGGTCGTCGGCGAGACCCTGGTGCCGGGGCTGATCGGGGTGACCCTGCTGGGGGACCGGGCGCGCCCCGGGTTCGGCTGGTCGGCGGTGCTCGGCTTCGCCGTCGCGGTCGGCGGCGCGCTCGTGCTGTCCCGGTTCGGCGAGATCGAGCCCGCCCGGCCGCGGCCGGCGGCCGGCGGCTCGCGGCCGCGCGGACGATCAGCCTCCGTGCGACGGTGGCTACGTACGGATGCCAGGGACGGCATGGGCCAGGACGGGTGAGGTGGAGGGCATGACGAAGGACTCGGAGGCCGACGGGCGACCGGTCGTGCTGGTGACCGGTGCGTCGTCCGGCATCGGAGCCGCCACCTGCGCACGGCTGGCCAGGGTGGGCTGGTACCCGCTGCTCTCCGGTACCGACACGGTCCGGCTGGCCGAGATCGCGCGTCGGACGGGTGGCACCGCGCTGCCCGGCGACCTCTCGGAGTCCGACGGGCCGGAGGAGCTGGCCCGCCGTGCCCTCGCGGTGTCCGGGCGCGTCGACGCGCTGATCGCCAACGCGGGCGTCGGCTGGCGCGGACCGTTCACCGGGATGCCACTCGACCGGCTCAACCACATGGTCGCGCTCAACCTGACCGCGCCGCTGCGGCTGGCCCGGGTCCTGCTGCCCGGGATGGTGGAGCGCGGCAGCGGGTGCCTCGTCCTGACCGGCTCGATCGTCGGCCGCCTCGGCGTCCGGGAGGAGGCCGTGTACTCGGCGACCAAGGCGGCGCTGGGCATGTTCGCGGAGAGCCTGCGCTACGAACTGCAGGGCACCGGCGTCCGGGTCCGGCTGCTGCTTCCCGGAGTGGTCGACACGCCGTACTTCAGCCGACGCGGCACCCCCTACCACCGGGATCGGCCGCGCCCGGTGTC
This genomic window contains:
- a CDS encoding SDR family NAD(P)-dependent oxidoreductase; protein product: MTKDSEADGRPVVLVTGASSGIGAATCARLARVGWYPLLSGTDTVRLAEIARRTGGTALPGDLSESDGPEELARRALAVSGRVDALIANAGVGWRGPFTGMPLDRLNHMVALNLTAPLRLARVLLPGMVERGSGCLVLTGSIVGRLGVREEAVYSATKAALGMFAESLRYELQGTGVRVRLLLPGVVDTPYFSRRGTPYHRDRPRPVSPERIAEAALALLTGRREEAVVPGWLRVPERLHGAAPALFRRLAGRFD